The bacterium region GATTCTGGATGTAGGTCCGGCTCTCGGCTCCCTTTTCGATCCCCCGGTGGTTGTAGCCCAAGCGGAGATCGGCATCCACCACGGTCTCGCCGTCCACCAAAAAGCGAAAAGAGGTTGGTTCCTTTAAGGCCGGATGTTGCGGCCCCACCGGCAAAATAAATGTGCCCATTATTCTATCACTCCTTTCTCCCGGTTATACTGCCAATCCTTGCGCAGCGGGAAGACGTTGGCCGGCCAGTCCTCGGGCAGCACCAGGGGACGCAGGTCGGGGTGCCCCTCTATGCCGATGCCCAGCAGGTCGTGAACCTCCCTCTCGTAAAACACGGCCCCGGGATAGACCGGGATCACGGTGGGAAGCATGGGATGATTGCGGTCGGTCTGGGCCCTGATGGTCAGCACCATCCCGGCCTGGGCCACGTGATACAGGGCCTCCAGCTTGTCCCCGGTATCCCGCGGGGTGATGGTGGAAATGTGGTAGAACCCGGCCTTTTCCTTGGCCACCCGGCAGGCTTCCACCAGGTTCTCCTTGTCCACCCAGATGAACATTCTCCTGGGAGCCGGAGTGGTGAGCTCCTTGATCTTGGAACCCAGGCTGTCCTCTAATATTTTTTTGATCTCTTCAGCGGTCATTTTCTCTCCCGTATTCTGTATACGGTATACTGTATCCAGTATCCGGTAATTGTTTCCTGATCAGCCTTTTTTAAGGGCCCCCAAAAGCTTGGCCACTCCGTCTATCACCGCATCGGGACGCACCGCGCAGCCGGGGATGTAGGCGTTGACCGGGATCACCTTGTCGACCCCCTCCAGCACGCTGTAACAGTCCCGGAACACGTTGCCGGAACAGGCGCAGGCCCCCACCGCCACCACGAACTTGGGCTCGGGCATCTGTTCGTAGATCCGCTTCAAGCGGTCGGCCTGCTGGCGGGTCACCGCCCCGGTGCAGACCAGCACATCGGCATGGCGGGGAGTGGACTTTAGGATCACCCCGAAGCGCTCCAGGTCAAAGCGCGGCATCAGGGCCGCCAGGGTTTCGATGTCGCAGCCGTTGCAGGCTCCGCTGTTGAAATGCAGTATCCAGGGCGATGAGACCCGGGACCACTTGACCAGTTTTTCTAAAGCCATAAATATATCCTTAATATAATATTTCTCGTTCAGCCACTAAGCATGCCCTGAGTTTTATCGAAGGGGCACCAAGACACTAAACTTACCAAATAGGAAATCGGAAATAGGAAATTGTTTTGTGCACTCTGTGCACATTCGACAGGCTCAGTGCACGTTTTTTAGGCAAAGGTTCACTTCAGGAGCAGGGCCACCACCGAAAGGGTGATCATCAGCAGATAGACGATCCCCAGCATGGCGTAGGCCAGGCTGCCGCCCGGGATGGTGGCGATCACCAGGGCCGCCACGTGCATCATGGTAAAGAACAGCGCGGCGTAGAAGAACAGCTTGTATCCCACCTGGACCTTCTTGGCCTCGAACTCCTCGCCGCAGGCATACTGGGAAAGCTTGGCGCCCTGGCTTTTGAGCTTGGGGGCCATCACGTCGCCCATCCGGTAGATGAAGTAAGAAATGGCCAGGAAGGCGAAGAAACCCACGAAGGGGGTTAAGATCATGTTCCAGGGATTCAGCAGGGTTATATTCATATTGTTCACCAGATTAAAGTATTGGTTTGTTTGATTAGGGTGATTATTTTATCCCTTTAGTTTGGCCAGGTTGCGGATGTCTAGGCTGCCGGTGTTCTTGTAAACATTGATCACCAGGGCCAGGGCCACCGCCACGATGGAGACCTCTATCACGATGAAGGTGATGACCACGCTCTGGGAGACGAAGCTTTCGCCCCGGGCCCAGCCGGCCACGATGAATGACAGCACCGCCGACTTGGCCATGATCTCCAGCCCGATCAAGAGCTTGATCAGGTTGCGGCTGGTCAGCAGGCAGTACAGCCCTATGAAGAACAGCAGGCCCACGAAGATAAAATAGGTGACTACCATAATTTCTCCTTTCCGCCGTCCTTGGCGATGATGGCATCTTCCTTCTGCTTGACGGTCAGGGGCTTTTCCCTGAGCAGGGCCAGCACCCCGAACACCCCGCCGAAGATCACCGCGATCTGGCCTATGATGTCCAGCGAGCGCACGCCCCACAGGGTGGCTCCGAAACTGGCCTCGGGATTGCCGAAGCCCTGGGGAGTATTGGCAAAAAGGGCCTGCATCACCCTGATGTCTATCAGGCCGAAAACCACCAGCACCAAAGGAAAGACATAAGCCGGCCAGCGGGCTTCCTTGGCCTGCTCCTCTTCCTTGGTCATGGCGATCACCGAAACGAACAGCACCGTGATCAGCCCGGCCACCACCGAGAGTTCGAACACCGCGGCGAACGGCGAGTCCAAGCGGTACAACAGCACCGCCAGCAGGGCGCTCATGAAGGCCAGGGAGATGGCCGCCTTAAGCAGGTCCTTCAGGAACACCGCCATCATGGCGAACCCGGCCAGCATCAGCAGTAATATGAGGTTTAGGAGATCCATCTTAGTCCCTTACTATTTTATTAGAAGTTGCGAAATTCCGAAGGTCCGAAGGTACGCTATCATTGAAAACAGAACTTGTCGGCTTTGTATTCCATCGAGTTCAGCATGCCGATTACATTTTCGTACTTATCGTCCAAACTTTTAAAAGTATCTTGATCAATATATCTGCAGCAAAAACAAAATTCCAGCCAGGTCTGGGTCTCCGAAGCCTCTTGCATCGCATCCGAAAGTTTATTGGTGAAAACCTTTTTATACCTTCTTTTCCGCCATGATTCCGCCAGGTTTGTGCAAACCGATCTTGAGGAACGTCTGATCTGGTCTGTCAGTGAGAATCTTTCATCCGCCGGAAACTTCTTGCTTATCTCATAGATTTCCATGGCGCATTCAAAGGCCAGCTTGTAAGCATTGAGATCCCTAACCGAATTTATTTTCTCTGCCATGCTTAACTTCCCACCTTCACTGTTTCAGAACTTCGGACCTTCAAAACCTCAGACCTTCAGTATTATTGCCCCAGATTGATGAAGCTGTTCACCCCGATGGCGTTGGAAAGCGAAGTGACCCCCGGCTGGATCAGATTGGTGGTGATCCAGGGATAGAACAGCCCGCCCAGCAGGCAAAGGGCCGCCAGACAGATGGTGGCCAAAGCCATGTAGAACGGCACTTCCTTGACCTTCTCCAGGCCAACTGCCAGCTTGCCGAAAAAGGCCTGGCGCTGCATCTGCAAAAAGTACCACAGGGTGATGATGCTGGTGGCCACCGCGATGGCCGCCACTCCTATATACTTGGCTTCCACCAGGGCCACGATTATGATCAGCTTGCTCCAGAACCCGTTGAAGGGCGGCACTCCGGCGATGGAGAAGGTGCCGATGGTGTTGGTGAACCCGGTGATGGGCAGTTTGTTGTTGACCCCTCCCAGCTTGGTAAGGTCCCTGGTGCCGGTGGCGTATTCGGTGGCACCGGCATTAAGGAACAGCAGGCTCTTGAAGGTGGCGTGATTGAACAGGTGGAACAGGGCCCCCATGATCCCCAGGGGCGAACCGATGGCCAGCCCCACCACTATGTAGCCTATCTGGGAGATGGAGGAATAGGCCAGCATCCTCTTGTAATCGTGCTGTCCCAGGGCCACTACCGCGCCTATGACCATGGACAGCACGCCCAGCACCATCAGGGCCGAGGAGACCTGGGCCGGCAGGCCGAAGATGTTGTAGACCACCCGGACCAGGGCGTAGATACCGGAGACCTTGATCAGCACCCCGGACAGCATGGCCGAGATCGGGGCCGGGGCCGAGGGATGGGCGTCCGGCAGCCAGGCGTGGAACGGCACCATGGCCGACTTCAGGCCGAAGCCCATCAGGAACAGGGCCAGGCACAGGCCTATCAGCCTGGCATCCATCCCGTTCTTGACCGCATAGGCCAGGTCGGTGATGCCGAAGGTGCCGGTCATCAAATAGACGAAGGACATGGCTAAAAGGATGCCGGTGGTAGCCACAACCGAGAGCATCAGATACTTGAAGGCCGCCTCCACCTCGTCATGTTTTTGGCCGAAGGCCACCAGGGCGTAACTGGCCACCGCCGCCACTTCCAGGAAGACGTACATGTTGAACAGATCGGTGGTCAGCACCAGGCCGTTCATCCCGGCCACCATCAGCATGAACAGGGCGTAGTATGAGCCTTTGGCCCCGTAGTGCTCCATATAGTTGACCGAGTAGATGCAGGCGAACAGCGAGATCAGGCTGATGATCAGCAGCAGCAGCAGCGAGAACCCGTCCATGGCCAGGCTGAGCTTAAGGGGCAGGCCCAGCGAGCCGGTGTCCCAAAAGTAGCGGTGCCCGGCGGCCACCATCCGGATATGATACAGCCCCAGCCCCAGGGTAAAGGCCATGGTCACCGAGCCCAGCACATCGGGCAGGCCTTTCCAGATCCGGGCCAGCAGCGGCATCAGGGCGGCCACCGCCAGGGGAACGATGATGAATAAAAGCAGCATTTTTATGATTGCTCCAAAGTATTATTTCGAAATGGTACCGATTGATTATCAATTAGCCAAGCGTCATGTCTTTTTCTTTTCCATCGGCAAATGCAGAATTATCATTTAGCGTGAGTGGCTATGCGCCGCTTTGAAGGAATATTCGCAATCAATGCCCGAAGCGCTTTGTTGACTGACGCTGAATTGGGGAAATATTTTTTAATGTCCGGCTCCAGCATAACCGCTCCGTCCTCAAGCTTGAAGCATTGTACTGAAGTAGTGCCGTCCGCTTTATGGATTTCCACTTTATGTCCTGCCCGATAGGCTTTGTAATACTTGCCCCGTATTGCTCCCGCCATACCGGAAAAGTCATATTCCGATTTCATGTCTTCTTGCTCCGGTATTTTTTTAGAAGCTGCCTTCTTCATAAAATCTCCTTTCTTGTTCCGCCGCTTTCCTGCAACTGATGATGCGTATCTTCTCCCGTCGTTCAGTATGCGTCAAAATTAAAACACGCCCGTTTGCAGAAAGACCAATGTTTAGATAACGTTCTTCGTTTACCGAATGTTCACTGTCCGGCAAAGTACACAGGAAAGGGTCGTTGAAAATCGTTTTGCCCTCTTCAAAGCTCACTTTATGCTTCTTGAAATTTGCTTTTGCTTTTACTTCATCCCATTCAAATGTGAGTTTCATGCGACCCCTTTGGAGGTTTGCTATGACAAATATATCTTACCTAACAATTATTAGTCAGAACATTTTACTTGACCAATACCGCCAGGTAGATCACCAGCAGAGCGAAACCGCCCACCACCCAGCTAAGGTAGTTGGCGTAGACCCCGTTGTGGTATTCCTTGAGTACCTTGATGGAGAAGTTGCCGACAAAGGTCAGCAGGTTCTCGTAGACCGCGTCTATTCCACGGTCGATGACCTTCCACACCGCCCAGGCCCCGCCCTTGACCAGCCCGTTGACGAACCAGTGATAGAGGTCGAACACCCGGGCCTCGGCCAGATCGTAAAGGGTGTTCAGCACCGGCAGGTGATGGATGGGCTCGGAGGCCAGATAGGCCTTGCCCTGCCCCTTTTTGACGCCGTACTGGTGGATCAGGAAGGCGATCACCAGACAGGCCATGGACACGCCCACGATCCAGTTCATGGCGAATGAATGGTGCCAGAATTCCAAGTTGGCCCCCTCCTCCACGATGGGCTTGCCTTCCAAGATGGGGGTGATCAGGTATTTCAGGGGCAGCTTGTTGAAGACGCCGAACACCACGCAGCCCAGGGCGATGGTGGCCATCGGGATGATCATGGCCCAGTTGGTCTCCTTGACGTTCTGGACGGGGGCCTCCGGGCTGCGCTTGCCGAAGTAGGTGGAATGGCCAAGCTTGAGGAACGAGGCAAAGGTGAAGATGGCCCCGATCCAGGCGGCTATGGGGAAGATGATGTGCCCGGTCTCAAAGGCCCCGTGGAAGACCATTTCCTTGGAGACGAAGCCGTTGAAGGGCGGCACGCCGGAGATGGAGAAGGCCGCGATCCAGAAGGCCACGCCGGTGATGGGCATCAGTTTGAACAGCCCGCCCAGCTTCTTCAGCTCGGTGGTGCCGGCCTCCTTCTCCACCGCCCCGCCGGTCAGGAACAGGGTGCACTTGTACATGGCATGGTTAAGCATGTGGAAGATGCCGCCGGCGATGCCGATGGGCACCCCGGTGCCGATCCCCAGGATCATGTAGCCCACCTGGCTGATGGCGTGGAATGAAAGCAGTTTTTTATAGTCCTTCTGCACCAGGGCCATCATCACCGCCAAGACGATGGTTATGGCTCCGATGGTCATCAGGAAGATGGACATGGCGCTGTTCATGTGGATGGTGAAGAACTCCAGCGAGATCCTGGCCAGCAGGTAGATCCCCAGCAGTTTCTCCAGGGCCGCCGGCAGATAGGCCATGAAGGGCAGCGGGGCGTCGATGGCGGCGTCCGGGATCCAGGTGTGGAAGGGCATGGCGCCGGCCTTGGCCATGGCGCCCAGGGCCATCAGGATGAAGGCCGCCCCGGCCAGCCCGGTGGGCTCCAGGTAGCGGACCTCGGACATGGTCATGGTCCCGGTGATGGACCAGAGGAAGATGATGCCCAGGATCATGGCGAAGTCGGCCAGTCCGGAGATGATCAGGGCCTTGGTGGCGGTGATGTGCGACTGCTTGTGGCCCAGGGTGATCATGCCGTAGAGGGTTACCAGCAGGCCCTCCCAGAAGAACAGCAGCACCATGAAATTGTTGGCCAGAATGGCCCCGTTGGCCAGTCCGGCGGTGATCAAGAA contains the following coding sequences:
- a CDS encoding NADH-quinone oxidoreductase subunit J; protein product: MDLLNLILLLMLAGFAMMAVFLKDLLKAAISLAFMSALLAVLLYRLDSPFAAVFELSVVAGLITVLFVSVIAMTKEEEQAKEARWPAYVFPLVLVVFGLIDIRVMQALFANTPQGFGNPEASFGATLWGVRSLDIIGQIAVIFGGVFGVLALLREKPLTVKQKEDAIIAKDGGKEKLW
- a CDS encoding NADH-quinone oxidoreductase subunit K; amino-acid sequence: MVVTYFIFVGLLFFIGLYCLLTSRNLIKLLIGLEIMAKSAVLSFIVAGWARGESFVSQSVVITFIVIEVSIVAVALALVINVYKNTGSLDIRNLAKLKG
- a CDS encoding NADH-quinone oxidoreductase subunit L, with the translated sequence MNPNILLIPILLPILAGLAVLILPKGLKWVKEGLAVAVAAVALYYAALIFKSGGEGLRLFVPWTSFGINFDLYAYHLPRFILLAAAGFEVLLALYSAAFMHDKWRAREYFAYFLITAGLANGAILANNFMVLLFFWEGLLVTLYGMITLGHKQSHITATKALIISGLADFAMILGIIFLWSITGTMTMSEVRYLEPTGLAGAAFILMALGAMAKAGAMPFHTWIPDAAIDAPLPFMAYLPAALEKLLGIYLLARISLEFFTIHMNSAMSIFLMTIGAITIVLAVMMALVQKDYKKLLSFHAISQVGYMILGIGTGVPIGIAGGIFHMLNHAMYKCTLFLTGGAVEKEAGTTELKKLGGLFKLMPITGVAFWIAAFSISGVPPFNGFVSKEMVFHGAFETGHIIFPIAAWIGAIFTFASFLKLGHSTYFGKRSPEAPVQNVKETNWAMIIPMATIALGCVVFGVFNKLPLKYLITPILEGKPIVEEGANLEFWHHSFAMNWIVGVSMACLVIAFLIHQYGVKKGQGKAYLASEPIHHLPVLNTLYDLAEARVFDLYHWFVNGLVKGGAWAVWKVIDRGIDAVYENLLTFVGNFSIKVLKEYHNGVYANYLSWVVGGFALLVIYLAVLVK
- a CDS encoding BrnT family toxin, yielding MKLTFEWDEVKAKANFKKHKVSFEEGKTIFNDPFLCTLPDSEHSVNEERYLNIGLSANGRVLILTHTERREKIRIISCRKAAEQERRFYEEGSF
- a CDS encoding four helix bundle protein produces the protein MAEKINSVRDLNAYKLAFECAMEIYEISKKFPADERFSLTDQIRRSSRSVCTNLAESWRKRRYKKVFTNKLSDAMQEASETQTWLEFCFCCRYIDQDTFKSLDDKYENVIGMLNSMEYKADKFCFQ
- a CDS encoding proton-conducting transporter membrane subunit, encoding MLLLFIIVPLAVAALMPLLARIWKGLPDVLGSVTMAFTLGLGLYHIRMVAAGHRYFWDTGSLGLPLKLSLAMDGFSLLLLLIISLISLFACIYSVNYMEHYGAKGSYYALFMLMVAGMNGLVLTTDLFNMYVFLEVAAVASYALVAFGQKHDEVEAAFKYLMLSVVATTGILLAMSFVYLMTGTFGITDLAYAVKNGMDARLIGLCLALFLMGFGLKSAMVPFHAWLPDAHPSAPAPISAMLSGVLIKVSGIYALVRVVYNIFGLPAQVSSALMVLGVLSMVIGAVVALGQHDYKRMLAYSSISQIGYIVVGLAIGSPLGIMGALFHLFNHATFKSLLFLNAGATEYATGTRDLTKLGGVNNKLPITGFTNTIGTFSIAGVPPFNGFWSKLIIIVALVEAKYIGVAAIAVATSIITLWYFLQMQRQAFFGKLAVGLEKVKEVPFYMALATICLAALCLLGGLFYPWITTNLIQPGVTSLSNAIGVNSFINLGQ
- a CDS encoding NADH-quinone oxidoreductase subunit C, with protein sequence MTAEEIKKILEDSLGSKIKELTTPAPRRMFIWVDKENLVEACRVAKEKAGFYHISTITPRDTGDKLEALYHVAQAGMVLTIRAQTDRNHPMLPTVIPVYPGAVFYEREVHDLLGIGIEGHPDLRPLVLPEDWPANVFPLRKDWQYNREKGVIE
- a CDS encoding NADH-quinone oxidoreductase subunit B family protein is translated as MALEKLVKWSRVSSPWILHFNSGACNGCDIETLAALMPRFDLERFGVILKSTPRHADVLVCTGAVTRQQADRLKRIYEQMPEPKFVVAVGACACSGNVFRDCYSVLEGVDKVIPVNAYIPGCAVRPDAVIDGVAKLLGALKKG